The nucleotide sequence GGTGAAGTGATGCTCGAGTTCGTCGTCGACGAGGATGCGCCGTGAACCCGCGGTCCCAAGGAGGAGTCGTGAAGCACTGGTGTTCGGCGATCGCGATCATGCTCGTGACCTGCTCGGTCGCAGGAGCGGCCGAGACGCAATTGTGGATTCACGATGGCCCCGCCGACCATGCCGCGGCCGAAACTCGCGGCGTGGTGGTGCGACCTGATGGGGTGATCGCGCTCGGGCCGGCGGCGCGTTCGCACGCCGCCGACAGCACGACCGTGATCTGGGCGCTGCTGCCGCTTCCGGACGGGTCGGTCGCGATCGCCGGGGACCGCGGGCGAATCGATCGCTGGACCTCGGCGGGAGGCGTTCGACCCTGGGTGCGGCTCGCGGCGGGACAGGTGCTCTCACTGGCGACAGACGGGGACGGCTTGATCGCGGGCACCGGGCCGGACGGTCGCATCTACCGGGTGTCGGCTGGTGGCGACACCTCGCTGCTGGTCAAGACCGGCGAACGCTATGTGTGGGCACTGGCGTCGGCGGGCAAGGGTGCCTGGTATGCCGCAACCGGTTCGCGCGGCCGGTTGCTCAAGGTCCAGCAGGGCGCGAGTCGCGTGATGCTCGACTCGGAGGAGAGTCACCTCATCTCATGCATCTCGGACGGTCGCGGTGGCGCCTACGCGGGCGGAGACTCGCGTGGTGGACTGGTTCACGTGAGCGCCGGCGGTGAGGCGCGGACATTGTTCGACGCCTCCGAAGAAGAGATTCGAGCGCTGGCACTCGGCGCGGACGGCTCCGTCTACGCTGCAGCGCTGAGTGCTTCCGCGGTGGCGCTGACGGGTGCCGCGGTGGACGACGACGAGAGCGACGGCCCGGCCGGAAGTGCCGCGCCGGTGCGTGCGGCCGTGAGCGGCGGGCGCGCAACGGTCTATCGCATCATTCCCGACAGCGTCGTGACCACCCTCTGGACTTCCCCTCAGCCGTTGCTCTACGCGCTTGCGTCCTACCGCGGTGCGCTGGCACCCGAGGGCGGGGTACTCGCGGCCAGCGGCAATCGGGCCGGCGTGTGGCTGGTGAATCCCAATGGCGGCGCGAGCCAGTGGATGGCCATGCCGCAGGGACAGGTCACGGCACTCGCGGTCACGCCGCGCGGCGAGATCTTTGCGGCGACTTCGAATCCCGGCGCCCTGTGGCAGCTGGGACCGGAACGAGCCGCGCGTGGCGAGCTGATCTCGGCGCCGCTCGATGCGCGCCGTATTGCGGCGTTCGGCCGGGTTGCGTGGCAAGGGCGTGGTCGCGGCGCGAAGCTCGACACCCGCAGCGGCAACACCGACAAGCCCGATACGACCTGGAGCGCCTGGAAATCGGTCGGAGCGGACGATCGTTCCGCTTCGGCACCCGCGCGCTATCTGCAGTACCGCCTCGAGCTCAGCGGCGATGCCGAGGTGAGTGCGATCGAGGCGTTCTATCGCGAACGGAATCTCGCTCCGCGCGTGGACGAGCTCGCGGTTGCGCCCCAGGGGCTCGGATTTCGTGAAGGCGAGCTGCAGCCGCGCAGCGAGCCTGTGACGCAGAGTCTTCCGGGCGGTCAGCGCGTCGAGTATTCGATCTCGAATCAGCCGACGAGACCGCTGCGGGGCTTGCCCGCTTTCGCGCGTGGACTGCGCACGCTGCAATGGCGCGGCAATGATCCCAATGGCGACGCGCTGCGGTACAGCGTCGAGTTGCGTCGCGAGGGAGAGGATGGCTGGATCAAGCTTGGCGAAGACTACGAAGCCACTTCGTTCACGTGGGACACGCAGTCGATTCCCGACGGACGCTATCGCGTCCGGGTGACCGCGACGGACCGAGCCGGCAATGCAGTCGGCGAGGAGCGGTCCGGGAGCGCCACCAGCGAGCCCTTCACGGTCGACAACACCGCACCTCGACTCACCGCGTTCGAGGCCGGCGCCGACGGGAGCGGCATCACGATCTCGGGAGCGGGGGAGGACGGCGAGAGCGTGCTGTGGCGCGTCGAGGTCTCGCTGGACGATGCCGACTGGCGTCCGGTGACTCCCGAGAGCGGACTTGCCGACAGTCGCCAGGTTCGGTTTCGCGCACGCCTGAGCGATGTCGAGCGCGGGCTCCATTCCGTGGCGGTGAGGGTGGTCGATCTGGCCGGGAACACGGCATCGCGCTCCCTTCCGGTGACGGTGGCCGTGCGGCGCTGACGCAAGCGTGAGCGGATCCGCACCTCAACTGCGAGTCATTCGCGGCGGACGCGCCGCGGTCGCCGACTCGGCGCCCGAAGATCCACGGCCCGCGCTCGAGCTGCTCGGACTCGGAACCGCGCTGGTGTTCGTGTGCGTGCTGCTTGCGCGCCTGCCATCGTGGCGTGCCGAACTCGGTACGTTCCAGGCACTCGCGGCCGTCGCCTTCGTGGCGTGGGGTGCGGCGCTGTGGCGTGCGCAGCCCGCCGCCGCCATTCGACACGCAGGCCTGCTGGTGCTCGGCATCGCAGTGGCCGCCCGTCTGGCGCTGTTGCCGGTCGCGCCCACCCTGTCGGACGATGTCTATCGCTACGTTTGGGAGGGCAAGGTCACCGCGCAGGGGGGCGATCCATATCGGCAGCCTCCGCTCGATCCGGCGCTCGCGTCGTTGCGGGATCGAGACATCCATCCGCGCGTCAATCACCCGGAGCTGGCCGCGATCTATCCGCCGCTCGCCATGGCGGGGTTCGCGCTCGTCGCTCGGGTCTCGGCCACGGTCGCGGCGTTCAAGCTGTGGATCGTGCTTTGGGACATTGCGCTGTGCGCCGCGCTCCTGTGGTGGTGCCGAGTTCGCGGCGTGCCCGCGCTGGCGGCGATTGCGTATGCCTGGAATCCTCTGGTGCTGATCGAGTACGCGGGCACGGCGCACTACGATCCGATCGCGCTCCTGCCACTCGTGCTGGCGTTCGGCTGGACGCCGCGGCGTCCGATGGCGGCCGCGGTGGCGCTCGTGGTGGCCTCGCTCACGCGGCTCATGCCGATCGTCGCCCTGCCATTTCTGTGGCGCGAATGGCCGTGGCGGGCACGGCTGCTGGCGGTGTGTGGGATCGGGGCGGGCGTGGCGCTCTACGTGAATCGCAGTCTTCAGGGTCCTTCGGGACTCGCCGCTTATGCACGGCACTGGCAGCACAACGAGGCATTGTTCACGTGCTTCGCATGGATACCACTCGATCCCGTGGCCGGGCGCGTCCTGGTCACGCTCGGCGTGGCGTCGATCGCCGCGTTTCAGTTCTTTCGCGTGCCGGATGTCGTGCGCACGTTTCGGCGCACGCTCGGCAGCATGCTGTTGTTCGCACCGGTGGTTCAGCCCTGGTACCTCGGATGGGTGCTGGTGTTCGAACCGATTCAGACCTCGCGCTTCTGGCTGTTCCTGTCGTTCACGGTCCTGGCGTCCTATGGTGTGTTTGCTCCGCCCGCCGCGGGGGGCGCATGGCATCCACCGCTCGGGGTACGGCTGGTCGAGTACGGGCTGCCGGTTCTCGCGGCGGCTCTGCTGGCGAAGTGGGATGCTCGAGGGCACGAACCGCGTGCGTGATTCGTCTTCGAAGGTCGGAGGCCGCAATGATCCGTGAGGTGGTCGAACGGACGCGCGCAGTCGTCGACGGCTCACGAGCGCTCGAGGACGTCCGGGCGCTCGCGGGCTTTCATCGCGTTCAGGCGAGTCCGGGTTACAACGCGGCCGCCGACTGGCTGGCCGAGTCACTCGAGAGCGCGGGGCTGGTGCCGGAGATCACGACTGTGTCGGGCGACGGACGCAGCCGACATCTGGGTGCTCTGATGCCGGAGGGGTGGTCGTGCGAGTTCGCCGAGGCCTGGCTGGTCGACGCAACCGGGCACCGCGAGAAGTGGTGCGACTACGAAGCGCAGAAGCTCTCGCTGGTGCTGCGCAGCATCGCCGCGCAGGGGCGCTACCCGATCGTCGACGGCGATCGCGACGATGCGGCGGCCCCCGGCTCGGCACGCGGTGCGGTGGTCCTCACCGAGTCGGCTGTCCAGACTCAGCATGAGCGCTACGTGCAGGGTCAAGGCGCAGCCGGTCTGCTCGCGTTCGGACGTCGTCTCGAGCCGCCGGTGCGAACCAACGACACCGATCTCGACGCAGTCGCCTACACCTCCTTCTGGTGGGACGAGCACTCGCCTCGCGGATGGGGCTTTGCGATCTCCCCGGCGCGTGGCCGCTCACTGCGTTCGCGGCTCGCCGCCGGAGAGCGACTGTGGCTCGAGATCCACATCGTCGCCCGCTTCGAACCGATCGCGATTCCGCTGCTGTCGGCCGTGCTTCCCGGCGCGTCTCCCGAGGGCGGCGAGATTCTGATCGTTTCGCATCTGTGTCATCCGCAACCGTCTGCCAACGACAATGCCTCCGGCGCCGCCTCGAATCTGGAGACCGCCCGCTCGCTGCAGCGGCTGCGACAGTCGGGGGCGTTTCCGATGGGCACGCACGGGGTGCGTTTCCTGTGGGTGCCCG is from Candidatus Eisenbacteria bacterium and encodes:
- a CDS encoding fibronectin type III domain-containing protein, with amino-acid sequence MKHWCSAIAIMLVTCSVAGAAETQLWIHDGPADHAAAETRGVVVRPDGVIALGPAARSHAADSTTVIWALLPLPDGSVAIAGDRGRIDRWTSAGGVRPWVRLAAGQVLSLATDGDGLIAGTGPDGRIYRVSAGGDTSLLVKTGERYVWALASAGKGAWYAATGSRGRLLKVQQGASRVMLDSEESHLISCISDGRGGAYAGGDSRGGLVHVSAGGEARTLFDASEEEIRALALGADGSVYAAALSASAVALTGAAVDDDESDGPAGSAAPVRAAVSGGRATVYRIIPDSVVTTLWTSPQPLLYALASYRGALAPEGGVLAASGNRAGVWLVNPNGGASQWMAMPQGQVTALAVTPRGEIFAATSNPGALWQLGPERAARGELISAPLDARRIAAFGRVAWQGRGRGAKLDTRSGNTDKPDTTWSAWKSVGADDRSASAPARYLQYRLELSGDAEVSAIEAFYRERNLAPRVDELAVAPQGLGFREGELQPRSEPVTQSLPGGQRVEYSISNQPTRPLRGLPAFARGLRTLQWRGNDPNGDALRYSVELRREGEDGWIKLGEDYEATSFTWDTQSIPDGRYRVRVTATDRAGNAVGEERSGSATSEPFTVDNTAPRLTAFEAGADGSGITISGAGEDGESVLWRVEVSLDDADWRPVTPESGLADSRQVRFRARLSDVERGLHSVAVRVVDLAGNTASRSLPVTVAVRR